TCTATGGCCAGGGCGACAAAAAGCCTCACAAATCCGCTTTTTCCAGGACTCGCACCAGAAAATAAAGGGCCCCGGAAACGGTCAACTCCCTTATCTCCCTCCGGCTGCCGGAAAGAGACAGGGCTTTTACATCGAGAACCTTCGGGGTCTTTACAGCAATATATACGGTGCCGGGGGGCTTTTTATCGGAGCTTCCCGGACCTGCCACGCCTGTTGTCGACAGGCCGACCTGACTCCCTGTTGCGCGAATAACCCCGATGGCCATTGCCCTCGCCACAGACTCACTGACCGCCCCTTCCTCATCTATCAGTTCGGACGGAACACCGAGGAGGGAGGTCTTCAACCGGTTGGAATAGGCGATCACTCCACCCGAAAAATATTCGGAGCTTCCGGGCACAGAGGTAATCCTCCCGCCGACCATCCCGCCGGTACAGGATTCGGCCACCGCGATATACCATCCCATACGTTTGCAGATGGGGCCCAGCATATCCTCAATCTTAATGTTGTTGGCCGATTTTGACATCAAAGGAGCATCCACTCCATTACCCGCAGCGCCCCCCATGCAAACAGGCCGGCCATTATGTCATCCGCGACAATGCCGTACCCCCCGGGCAACGTTATCTCCAGCCATCTCGCCGGTTGAAGTTTCGTCACGTCGAAAAACCTGAAGAGAAAAAAACCTGCGGTGATGTGGAGAATATCCGGAGGCGATCCGGCCATGGTGACCAGATACCCGGCGATCTCGTCGATGACAACCGGCTTGGGGTCCTTGACGCCCAGGAGGATCTCCATCCTGGATGAGACCGGAATGCCCACAAGGGCAGCTGCAACGGCGCCCGCAATAACCCCCGCGCTGCCCCACAACTGCGCGAGCAACAAAAAAAGGGGAATGGCGGCAACTGTTCCGGCTGTGCCGGATGCCACCGGAAAGTAACCGGCGCCCAGCCCCGTGGCCAGGATCCGAACAAGAGTATCCTTCATCAGTGAAGCTTTTCGACCACATGGGTGTCGGCGATTCGGTCACCCAGGCGTTCTCCCATATCGTCCACAAAAACGAGCCATATCTCGACAAGGATAAGGGGAAGCGCTGCAATGACAAGCAGTATCCATCCCAGAATCGGGATAGCGGCCAACAGAAACATAAGGACAAACGGAAGATTACGAAAAACTGAGGACTTCAGATCGCACGGATCTCCATCCCTCATGAGCACCTCAAGCCCAAACACCATCTTTCCCAGGCTCTGACCCCTGGGCAGGCCGTCGGCGACTGCCAGATAGACAAGCCCCAGGATAATTCCTACAGGGGGGACAAAAAGAGCAAGGGCCCAGGCAACCAGGATATCGACCAGCCTGGC
This genomic stretch from bacterium BMS3Abin14 harbors:
- the pncC gene encoding nicotinamide-nucleotide amidohydrolase PncC, with the translated sequence MSKSANNIKIEDMLGPICKRMGWYIAVAESCTGGMVGGRITSVPGSSEYFSGGVIAYSNRLKTSLLGVPSELIDEEGAVSESVARAMAIGVIRATGSQVGLSTTGVAGPGSSDKKPPGTVYIAVKTPKVLDVKALSLSGSRREIRELTVSGALYFLVRVLEKADL
- the pgpA gene encoding phosphatidylglycerophosphatase A translates to MKDTLVRILATGLGAGYFPVASGTAGTVAAIPLFLLLAQLWGSAGVIAGAVAAALVGIPVSSRMEILLGVKDPKPVVIDEIAGYLVTMAGSPPDILHITAGFFLFRFFDVTKLQPARWLEITLPGGYGIVADDIMAGLFAWGALRVMEWMLL
- a CDS encoding RDD family protein, which produces MMVYDGDMRKASILKRVMARLVDILVAWALALFVPPVGIILGLVYLAVADGLPRGQSLGKMVFGLEVLMRDGDPCDLKSSVFRNLPFVLMFLLAAIPILGWILLVIAALPLILVEIWLVFVDDMGERLGDRIADTHVVEKLH